A single window of Bradyrhizobium daqingense DNA harbors:
- the tkt gene encoding transketolase, which produces MTQVDHTRMANAIRGLAMDAVEKAKSGHPGLPMGAADIATVLFTQFLKFDAAAPSWPDRDRFVLSAGHGSMLLYSLLYLTGNSEMTLDQIKQFRQVDSLTPGHPENFRTKGIETTTGPLGQGISTAVGMALAEKMLAAEFGKKIVDHHTYVLASDGDLMEGVSQEAIAMAGHWKLNKLIVLYDDNGISIDGPTSISDSVDQVKRFKSAGWAAEKIDGHDQAAIADAITRAKKSNKPTLIACRTTIGFGAPHKAGTSKVHGEALGADELKAAKENLGISLEPFSVPDDVLKAWRAAGSRGAAARQEWETRLGELGSRKRAEFERRLRHERPASLAKAVRAYKKELLEKPMTAATRKSSEAVIEVIAGAMPMEFLAGSADLTGSNNNKAKSATAFSAKTPKGRFIHYGIREHGMAAAMNGIFLHGGFAPNGATFLVFTDYARPAMRLAALMGAGVVYVMTHDSIGLGEDGPTHQPVEHLAALRAIPNMRVFRPCDAIEVAECWELALNRIDGPTVLALTRQNLPQLRTNAPTDNPCAVGAYELVAAQGEAKATLFASGSEVEIAVAAQKQLAERGVPSRVVSVPSLELLLAQPEAKRAAIIGNAPVKIAIEAAVRWGWDAVIGQDGEFVGMHSFGESGPAKELYKHFGITAEAAVNAVLKRVS; this is translated from the coding sequence ATGACGCAGGTCGATCACACCCGTATGGCCAACGCGATCCGCGGCCTTGCGATGGACGCCGTCGAGAAGGCCAAATCGGGCCATCCCGGCCTGCCGATGGGCGCTGCCGACATCGCCACGGTGCTGTTCACGCAATTCCTGAAATTCGATGCCGCCGCGCCTAGCTGGCCGGATCGCGACCGCTTCGTGCTCTCGGCCGGCCACGGCTCGATGCTGCTCTATTCGCTGCTGTATCTGACCGGCAATTCCGAGATGACGCTGGACCAGATCAAGCAATTCCGCCAGGTCGATTCACTCACCCCTGGCCACCCCGAGAATTTCCGCACCAAGGGCATCGAGACCACCACCGGCCCGCTCGGCCAGGGCATCTCGACCGCGGTCGGCATGGCGCTCGCCGAGAAGATGCTGGCGGCCGAGTTCGGCAAGAAGATCGTCGATCACCACACCTATGTGCTGGCGTCCGACGGCGACCTGATGGAAGGCGTGTCGCAGGAAGCGATCGCGATGGCCGGGCACTGGAAGCTCAACAAGCTGATCGTGCTCTATGACGACAACGGCATCTCGATCGACGGCCCGACCTCGATCTCCGATTCCGTCGACCAAGTGAAGCGCTTCAAATCAGCGGGCTGGGCTGCCGAGAAGATCGATGGCCACGACCAGGCCGCTATCGCCGACGCCATCACGCGCGCGAAGAAGTCGAACAAGCCGACCCTGATCGCCTGCCGCACCACGATCGGCTTCGGCGCGCCGCACAAGGCCGGCACCTCGAAGGTGCATGGCGAAGCACTCGGCGCCGACGAGCTCAAAGCCGCCAAGGAAAATCTCGGCATTTCGCTCGAGCCGTTTTCGGTGCCGGATGACGTGCTGAAGGCCTGGCGCGCGGCCGGCAGCCGTGGCGCAGCCGCACGCCAGGAATGGGAAACGCGCCTTGGCGAGCTCGGCAGCCGCAAGCGCGCCGAGTTCGAGCGCCGCCTGCGTCACGAGCGGCCGGCTTCGCTGGCCAAGGCGGTGCGCGCGTACAAGAAGGAGCTGCTGGAAAAGCCGATGACTGCGGCGACCCGCAAATCCTCGGAAGCCGTCATCGAGGTGATTGCCGGCGCGATGCCGATGGAATTCCTCGCCGGCTCGGCCGATCTCACCGGCTCCAACAACAACAAGGCGAAGTCGGCGACCGCGTTCTCGGCCAAGACGCCGAAGGGGCGCTTCATCCATTACGGCATCCGCGAGCATGGCATGGCCGCGGCGATGAACGGCATCTTCCTGCATGGCGGCTTCGCACCGAACGGCGCGACCTTCCTGGTGTTCACCGACTACGCGCGTCCGGCGATGCGCCTCGCCGCGCTGATGGGCGCCGGCGTCGTCTATGTGATGACGCACGATTCCATCGGCCTCGGGGAAGACGGTCCGACCCATCAGCCGGTCGAGCATCTCGCTGCGCTCCGCGCCATTCCCAACATGCGCGTCTTCCGTCCCTGCGATGCCATCGAGGTCGCCGAGTGCTGGGAGCTCGCGCTCAACCGCATCGATGGTCCGACCGTGCTGGCGCTGACGCGCCAGAACCTGCCGCAGCTGCGCACCAACGCACCGACCGACAATCCTTGCGCGGTGGGTGCCTATGAACTGGTCGCTGCCCAAGGCGAAGCCAAGGCGACGCTGTTTGCCTCCGGCTCCGAAGTCGAGATCGCGGTCGCCGCCCAGAAGCAACTCGCGGAACGCGGCGTCCCCTCGCGCGTTGTCTCCGTTCCCTCTCTGGAGCTGTTGCTAGCGCAACCAGAGGCAAAACGTGCCGCGATCATCGGCAACGCGCCGGTGAAGATTGCGATCGAGGCCGCCGTGCGCTGGGGCTGGGATGCCGTGATCGGTCAGGATGGCGAATTCGTCGGCATGCATTCCTTCGGCGAAAGCGGTCCTGCCAAGGAGCTCTACAAGCATTTCGGCATTACCGCCGAGGCCGCGGTTAACGCTGTGCTGAAGCGCGTTTCCTGA
- a CDS encoding 5-formyltetrahydrofolate cyclo-ligase: MPNSKAELRAKALAKRDALSEKKRITAAAKLAKRGLPFTLLPGSIVSGYSPIRSEIDPMPLLKRLAEEGAKLALPCVTARGQSLIFRLFHPNDRLMLGPLGIPEPSPAAAEVIPDIMLTPLAAFDRLGHRIGYGAGHYDFTFAHLRKAKHIVGIGLAFAAQEIEAVPALSHDVALDYVLTESDVFDFRSSEVAHSLRG; the protein is encoded by the coding sequence ATGCCCAACTCCAAAGCCGAACTCCGTGCCAAAGCCCTCGCCAAGCGCGACGCGCTGAGCGAGAAGAAGCGCATCACCGCCGCTGCAAAGCTCGCCAAGCGCGGGCTGCCGTTCACGCTGCTGCCCGGCAGCATCGTTTCCGGCTATTCGCCGATCCGCAGCGAGATCGACCCGATGCCGCTCTTGAAGAGGCTCGCGGAGGAGGGCGCCAAGCTCGCATTGCCTTGCGTCACCGCGCGCGGCCAGTCGCTGATCTTCCGCCTGTTTCATCCGAACGATCGGTTGATGCTCGGCCCGCTCGGCATTCCCGAGCCGTCGCCGGCGGCCGCCGAAGTCATCCCCGACATCATGCTGACGCCGCTCGCGGCCTTCGACCGGCTCGGCCATCGCATCGGCTATGGCGCCGGACATTACGATTTCACCTTCGCGCATTTGCGCAAAGCCAAGCACATCGTCGGCATCGGCCTTGCATTTGCAGCGCAGGAGATCGAGGCGGTTCCGGCACTATCCCACGACGTGGCGTTGGATTATGTGCTAACGGAATCGGACGTGTTCGATTTCCGGAGTTCTGAAGTTGCGCATTCTCTTCGTGGGTGA
- a CDS encoding xanthine dehydrogenase family protein molybdopterin-binding subunit produces MNAHYSVSRRTLLTGGLATGFVLAFHLPLRANEPVQPRDATEGKFAPNAFIRIDQTGRTVLIMPQVEMGQGTYTSISAVLAEELDADWSKVEVEHAPPNDKLYGNPTFGLQVTGNSNSIRAWWLPLRQAGATARAMLVQAAASEWGVEPASCTASKGEVAHAASGRKLAYGAVALAAQSQTPPKDVALKDPKDFVIIGQPLKRLDTPDKVNGKAVYGIDAILPGMKFATVAACPVFGGKVGKVDDRAAVKLPGVRKVVVLEDMVAVIGDHMWAAKKGLEALKIEWDEGSNGKITSKDIWDDLRKASQKDGAVAKSDGDIAKALATGDRFEAVYELPFLAHASMEPINATVHVRPDACEIWTGTQIMTRVQSEAAKAAGLPIDKVIVNNHLLGGGFGRKLEPDMVVAAVKIAKTVDYPVKVVWTREEDIQHDVYRPVYRDQITASLADGKVAGWKYKVAGSAVLARWLPPAFQKGIDIDAIDAAVDAPYDFANFHVEYVRAEPLSIPTGFWRGVGPNNNVFAVECAMDELARKAGKDPIDFRRSMLTKNPRMLAVLDQVAEKSGWGQKLPPRVGRGVCVQPSFASFIATVVEAEIDDIGEIALRRITSVVDTGIAVNPDTVKAQIEGGLIFGLTAALYGEITIDKGRVQQSNFHDYRMMRINETPKIEVIVVKSGEAPGGIGEAGVNAGPPALRNAIYAATGVALRRLPIDRKALAVGKKA; encoded by the coding sequence ATGAATGCACATTACAGCGTCTCCCGTCGCACGCTTCTGACCGGCGGCCTCGCCACCGGCTTCGTGCTCGCCTTTCATCTGCCGCTGCGCGCGAACGAGCCCGTGCAGCCGCGCGACGCTACCGAAGGCAAGTTCGCGCCGAACGCCTTCATCCGCATTGACCAGACCGGCCGCACCGTGCTGATCATGCCGCAGGTCGAGATGGGCCAGGGTACCTATACCTCGATCTCCGCCGTGCTCGCCGAAGAGTTGGACGCCGACTGGAGCAAGGTCGAGGTCGAGCATGCGCCGCCAAACGACAAACTCTACGGCAATCCGACCTTTGGCCTGCAGGTGACCGGCAATTCCAACTCGATCCGCGCCTGGTGGCTGCCGCTGCGCCAGGCCGGCGCGACCGCACGCGCCATGCTGGTGCAGGCGGCAGCAAGCGAATGGGGCGTCGAGCCCGCAAGCTGCACGGCGTCGAAGGGCGAGGTCGCGCATGCCGCCAGCGGCCGCAAGCTCGCTTACGGCGCAGTCGCGCTCGCAGCGCAGAGCCAGACGCCGCCAAAGGACGTCGCGCTGAAAGATCCCAAGGACTTCGTCATCATCGGCCAGCCCCTGAAGCGGCTCGACACGCCGGACAAGGTCAACGGCAAGGCCGTCTACGGCATCGATGCGATCCTGCCCGGCATGAAGTTCGCCACCGTCGCGGCCTGTCCCGTGTTCGGCGGCAAGGTCGGCAAGGTCGACGACAGGGCCGCGGTGAAGCTGCCGGGCGTACGCAAGGTCGTGGTGCTCGAGGACATGGTCGCCGTGATCGGCGACCACATGTGGGCGGCGAAGAAGGGCCTGGAAGCTCTCAAGATCGAGTGGGACGAGGGGTCCAACGGGAAGATCACCAGCAAGGATATCTGGGACGACCTGCGCAAGGCCAGCCAGAAGGATGGCGCGGTCGCGAAGTCCGATGGCGACATTGCGAAGGCGCTGGCGACTGGCGACAGGTTCGAGGCGGTTTATGAACTGCCGTTCCTGGCGCACGCATCGATGGAGCCGATCAACGCCACCGTGCACGTGAGGCCCGATGCTTGCGAGATCTGGACCGGCACGCAGATCATGACGCGCGTGCAGTCGGAGGCGGCGAAAGCCGCGGGACTGCCGATCGACAAGGTCATCGTCAACAACCATCTGCTTGGCGGCGGCTTCGGCCGCAAGCTCGAGCCGGACATGGTGGTCGCGGCGGTAAAAATCGCCAAGACGGTCGACTATCCTGTCAAGGTGGTGTGGACGCGCGAGGAGGATATCCAGCACGACGTCTACCGCCCGGTCTATCGCGACCAGATCACGGCGTCGCTGGCCGACGGCAAGGTCGCGGGGTGGAAGTACAAGGTCGCCGGCTCCGCCGTGCTGGCGCGCTGGCTGCCGCCGGCGTTCCAGAAGGGCATCGACATCGACGCGATCGACGCTGCCGTCGATGCGCCCTACGACTTCGCCAATTTCCACGTCGAATATGTCCGCGCCGAGCCGCTGTCGATACCGACGGGCTTCTGGCGCGGCGTCGGCCCGAACAACAACGTGTTCGCGGTCGAGTGCGCGATGGACGAGCTGGCGCGCAAGGCCGGCAAGGATCCGATCGACTTCCGCCGCTCCATGCTGACGAAAAATCCGCGCATGCTCGCGGTGCTCGACCAGGTCGCGGAGAAATCCGGGTGGGGCCAGAAGCTGCCGCCGCGCGTCGGCCGCGGCGTCTGCGTGCAGCCGTCCTTCGCAAGCTTCATCGCGACCGTGGTTGAGGCCGAGATCGACGACATCGGCGAGATCGCGCTGCGCCGCATCACCTCGGTGGTCGACACCGGGATCGCGGTCAACCCCGATACTGTGAAGGCGCAGATCGAGGGCGGGCTGATCTTCGGCCTTACGGCTGCGCTCTACGGCGAGATCACCATCGACAAGGGCCGCGTGCAGCAGTCGAACTTCCACGACTACCGGATGATGCGCATCAACGAGACGCCGAAGATCGAGGTGATCGTCGTGAAAAGCGGCGAGGCGCCCGGCGGCATCGGCGAAGCCGGCGTCAATGCCGGACCTCCTGCCTTGCGCAACGCAATTTATGCCGCAACGGGCGTGGCGCTGCGACGCCTGCCGATCGATCGAAAGGCTCTGGCTGTGGGGAAGAAGGCATGA
- a CDS encoding IS5 family transposase gives MPWTKAARIKYQRSGLRYASDLTDAEWALIARKMPPRQRLGRPRKVHLRDIVQAIFYVLSSGCQWRALPKGFPPYSTVQGYFYAWRDTGRWQEIVEGLVRKERRRSGRKSTPTAAVIDSQTASTTEAGGPRGFDAGKRLQGRKRHIVTDTNGLLLAAYVHPANIQDVHGAVPLLEDLRGRFPRLKHVFADRIYRGKQLVNALSDCGPWTIEIVERPHGVKGFQLLPRRWVVERTFAWFGRCRRLSKDFEGSAATELAWLLVAHLRLLTRRLAQP, from the coding sequence ATGCCGTGGACCAAAGCCGCTCGTATCAAGTATCAGCGCAGTGGGCTGCGTTACGCAAGCGATCTGACCGATGCCGAGTGGGCGCTGATCGCCCGGAAGATGCCGCCGCGACAGCGATTGGGCCGGCCGCGGAAGGTCCATCTGCGCGATATTGTGCAGGCGATCTTCTATGTTCTGTCGAGCGGCTGCCAATGGCGCGCCTTGCCGAAGGGGTTCCCGCCTTACTCGACGGTGCAGGGCTATTTTTACGCCTGGCGCGACACGGGTAGATGGCAGGAGATCGTCGAAGGTTTGGTTCGGAAGGAGCGCCGGAGATCAGGGCGAAAGTCCACACCGACAGCTGCCGTCATCGATAGCCAGACCGCCTCGACGACGGAGGCCGGCGGGCCTCGCGGGTTCGACGCCGGCAAGCGCCTCCAGGGGCGCAAGCGCCATATCGTGACCGACACCAACGGCCTCTTGCTGGCGGCATATGTTCATCCCGCCAACATCCAGGACGTCCATGGCGCCGTTCCCCTGTTGGAGGACTTGCGAGGCCGCTTCCCAAGGCTCAAGCATGTCTTTGCCGACCGGATCTATCGCGGCAAACAGCTCGTCAACGCACTCTCAGACTGCGGACCGTGGACGATCGAGATCGTCGAGCGACCGCACGGGGTCAAAGGCTTCCAGCTCCTGCCCAGGCGCTGGGTCGTCGAACGTACCTTTGCATGGTTCGGCAGATGCCGGCGTCTCTCCAAAGACTTTGAAGGGTCTGCCGCCACCGAGCTTGCCTGGCTGCTCGTCGCCCATCTGAGGCTTCTAACTCGCCGCTTGGCCCAGCCTTGA
- the gap gene encoding type I glyceraldehyde-3-phosphate dehydrogenase — MAVRVGINGFGRIGRNILRAIAESGRKDIEVVGINDLGPVETNAHLLRFDSVHGRFPGTVTVDGDSISLGNGKIKVTAERDPSKLPWKDLGVDIALECTGIFTSKDKASAHLTAGAKRVLVSAPADGADATIVYGVNHETLTKDHLVVSNGSCTTNCLAPVAKVLNDLVGIETGFMTTIHAYTGDQPTLDTMHKDLYRGRAAAMSMIPTSTGAAKAIGLVLPELKGKLDGVAIRVPTPNVSVVDLKIVAKRATDAKEINAAMKRASEQQLKGILGYTSAPNVSIDFNHDPHSSTFHEDQTKVQNGTLVRVMSWYDNEWGFSNRMADTAVAIAKKI; from the coding sequence ATGGCAGTCCGCGTCGGAATCAACGGTTTTGGCCGCATCGGCCGCAACATCCTGCGGGCGATCGCCGAGTCAGGTCGCAAGGACATCGAGGTCGTCGGTATCAACGATCTCGGCCCGGTCGAGACCAACGCGCATCTGCTTCGTTTCGACAGCGTCCATGGCCGCTTCCCCGGCACCGTCACCGTCGACGGCGACTCCATCAGCCTCGGCAACGGCAAGATCAAGGTGACCGCCGAGCGCGATCCCTCGAAGCTGCCCTGGAAGGATCTCGGCGTCGACATCGCACTGGAATGCACCGGCATCTTCACCTCGAAGGACAAGGCTTCCGCACATCTGACCGCCGGCGCCAAGCGCGTGCTGGTCTCCGCGCCCGCCGATGGCGCCGACGCCACCATCGTCTACGGCGTCAACCATGAGACGCTGACCAAGGACCATCTGGTCGTCTCCAACGGCAGCTGCACCACCAACTGCCTCGCGCCGGTCGCCAAGGTGCTGAACGATCTCGTCGGCATCGAGACCGGCTTCATGACCACGATCCACGCCTATACCGGCGACCAGCCGACGCTCGACACGATGCACAAGGATCTCTATCGCGGCCGCGCGGCGGCGATGTCGATGATCCCGACTTCGACCGGTGCCGCCAAGGCCATCGGCCTCGTGCTGCCCGAACTGAAGGGCAAGCTCGACGGCGTCGCGATCCGCGTGCCGACCCCGAACGTCTCGGTGGTCGACCTCAAGATCGTCGCCAAGCGCGCCACCGATGCCAAGGAGATCAACGCGGCGATGAAGCGCGCTTCTGAGCAGCAGCTCAAGGGCATCCTCGGCTACACCAGCGCGCCGAACGTCTCGATCGACTTCAATCACGACCCGCACTCCTCGACCTTCCACGAGGACCAGACCAAGGTGCAGAACGGCACGCTGGTGCGCGTGATGTCCTGGTACGACAACGAGTGGGGCTTCTCGAACCGCATGGCGGACACCGCCGTCGCGATCGCGAAGAAGATCTGA
- a CDS encoding (2Fe-2S)-binding protein — translation MATILTINGETKSFEAPPDMPLLWVLRDILGMTGTKFGCGIAQCGACTVHVDGKAVRSCVLPVSAVANRTVTTIEHVGSTPAGAKVQKAWLEAEVIQCGYCQSGQIMSAAALLAATPHPDDADIDAAMAGNICRCGTYVRIREAIKQAANGRQS, via the coding sequence ATGGCGACAATACTCACCATCAACGGCGAAACGAAATCATTCGAGGCGCCGCCCGACATGCCGCTGCTGTGGGTGCTGCGCGACATCCTCGGCATGACCGGCACCAAGTTCGGCTGCGGCATCGCGCAATGCGGCGCCTGCACGGTGCATGTCGACGGCAAGGCGGTGCGCTCCTGCGTGCTGCCGGTGAGCGCGGTCGCGAACCGCACCGTCACCACCATCGAGCATGTCGGCAGCACGCCGGCCGGCGCGAAGGTACAGAAGGCCTGGCTGGAAGCCGAAGTGATCCAGTGCGGCTATTGCCAGTCCGGCCAGATCATGTCCGCCGCAGCGCTGCTGGCGGCAACGCCGCACCCTGACGATGCCGACATCGATGCTGCGATGGCCGGCAACATCTGCCGCTGCGGCACCTATGTGCGCATCCGAGAGGCCATCAAGCAGGCCGCCAACGGCCGTCAGTCGTGA
- a CDS encoding methyl-accepting chemotaxis protein produces the protein MSVAQLAVMDTGSNRTLAERLIDQLADRIGGLGVELADIAGNVQEVANRVANQSERFHHLQKTAETMVTANHDIANASQAVQTTTSAAVGEIAQSRSAVDAAVSHISELVAAVERIEARLSAVGSALAQVAKVSGSIEAIAKQTNLLALNATIEAARAGNAGRGFAVVASEVKNLAEATRQATHQISDTVRDLDGQIEGLIGESSDASQRAKTAGEGAQQISGIISRVQQGFASVEAEIDSVARAATSNLGHCDTVISELNELAKGVDLSSRDLKSADQRVTKLLDTSEGLIALIADSGVETSDAPLIRVVVETAKRISAEFEAAIDRGEVTLDQLMDERYREIPGTDPKQYLTNYVEFTDRVLPAIQDPIQKSDPRIVFCVAWAKGGYLPTHNPNYRLPQGKDSVWNNANCRNRRLFTDRAVKKVAANTKPFLLQTYRRDMGGGQFVLMKDLSSPIMVRGRHWGAFRMGFRHS, from the coding sequence ATGTCCGTCGCACAACTTGCAGTCATGGACACCGGCTCGAACCGGACGCTGGCCGAGCGGCTGATCGATCAGCTCGCCGATCGCATCGGCGGGCTCGGCGTGGAACTCGCCGATATCGCCGGCAACGTCCAGGAAGTGGCAAACCGCGTCGCGAACCAGTCGGAGCGGTTCCACCACCTCCAGAAGACGGCCGAGACCATGGTCACGGCCAACCATGACATCGCCAATGCATCGCAGGCGGTGCAGACGACGACGTCCGCCGCGGTCGGCGAGATCGCGCAGTCGCGCAGCGCCGTCGACGCCGCGGTCAGCCACATCTCCGAGCTCGTCGCCGCGGTGGAGCGCATCGAGGCGCGCCTGAGCGCCGTCGGCTCGGCGCTGGCGCAGGTCGCGAAGGTATCGGGTTCGATCGAGGCGATCGCGAAGCAGACCAATCTGCTGGCGCTGAACGCGACGATCGAAGCGGCCCGTGCCGGCAATGCCGGCCGCGGCTTCGCCGTGGTCGCAAGCGAGGTGAAGAACCTCGCGGAAGCCACCCGCCAGGCCACGCATCAGATATCCGACACCGTGCGCGATCTCGACGGCCAGATCGAGGGCCTGATCGGCGAGAGCAGCGACGCCTCGCAACGCGCCAAGACCGCCGGCGAAGGCGCCCAGCAGATCTCGGGCATCATCTCGCGGGTCCAGCAGGGCTTTGCCTCCGTGGAGGCGGAGATCGACAGCGTCGCGCGGGCGGCGACCTCCAATCTCGGACATTGCGACACCGTCATCAGCGAGCTCAACGAGCTCGCCAAGGGCGTCGATCTGTCCTCGCGCGATCTCAAGAGCGCCGATCAGCGCGTGACGAAGCTGCTCGACACGTCCGAAGGCCTGATCGCGCTGATCGCCGACAGCGGCGTGGAGACGTCGGACGCACCACTGATCCGCGTCGTCGTCGAGACCGCCAAGCGGATCTCGGCCGAGTTCGAAGCCGCGATCGATCGCGGCGAGGTCACGCTCGACCAGCTCATGGACGAGAGGTATCGCGAAATTCCCGGCACCGATCCGAAACAATACCTCACCAATTACGTCGAGTTCACCGACCGCGTGCTGCCTGCGATCCAGGACCCGATTCAGAAATCCGATCCGCGCATCGTGTTCTGCGTCGCCTGGGCCAAGGGCGGCTATCTGCCGACCCACAATCCGAACTACCGCCTGCCGCAGGGCAAGGACTCGGTCTGGAATAACGCCAATTGCCGCAACCGCCGCCTGTTCACCGATCGCGCGGTGAAGAAGGTCGCCGCGAACACCAAGCCGTTCCTGCTGCAGACCTATCGCCGCGACATGGGCGGCGGGCAGTTCGTGCTGATGAAGGATCTGTCCTCGCCGATCATGGTCCGCGGCCGGCACTGGGGCGCATTCCGGATGGGTTTTCGGCACAGTTGA
- a CDS encoding DUF4164 domain-containing protein, translated as MNDRVSNSSAMTESSAVEIEIATRRLTAALDALESAVERRRDADRDENELAARIQALGADRSRLADELDGALVKARKLERTNREISDRLDSAIVTIRSVLDTGEDG; from the coding sequence ATGAACGATCGCGTGTCCAACAGTTCCGCTATGACGGAGTCGTCCGCCGTCGAGATCGAGATTGCGACCCGCAGGCTCACGGCGGCGCTCGACGCGCTGGAAAGCGCGGTGGAGCGGCGGCGCGATGCCGATCGCGACGAGAACGAGCTTGCGGCACGCATCCAGGCGCTCGGCGCCGATCGCTCGCGGCTCGCCGACGAGCTCGACGGCGCGTTGGTGAAGGCACGCAAGCTCGAGCGCACCAATCGCGAGATCTCCGACCGGCTGGATTCCGCAATCGTCACGATACGCTCGGTGCTCGATACCGGAGAGGACGGATGA
- a CDS encoding cell division protein ZapA, which produces MSHINVTINGRQYRMACEEGQEVRLLKLAETLETRIQSLRGKFGEIGDARLTVMAALTVCDELVDTSNRVRTLEQELTELRDFRNAAVERARMTQTAVVNALNAAAERIEKSTQVLNRTVGNGIAIG; this is translated from the coding sequence ATGAGCCACATCAACGTCACCATCAATGGCCGGCAATACCGCATGGCCTGCGAGGAGGGCCAGGAGGTGCGGCTGCTCAAGCTCGCCGAAACCCTGGAGACGCGCATCCAGTCGCTGCGCGGAAAGTTCGGCGAGATCGGCGATGCGCGCCTCACCGTTATGGCCGCGCTGACCGTGTGCGACGAACTGGTCGACACCAGCAACCGCGTCCGCACGCTGGAGCAGGAGCTGACCGAGCTCAGGGATTTCCGCAACGCCGCCGTCGAGCGCGCCCGAATGACGCAGACCGCCGTGGTCAACGCCCTGAACGCCGCCGCCGAACGCATCGAGAAGTCGACCCAGGTCCTGAACCGCACCGTCGGCAACGGGATTGCGATCGGGTAG
- a CDS encoding TIGR00282 family metallophosphoesterase codes for MRILFVGDVVGRSGREAITEYLPGLVKDWSLDLVVVNGENSAGGFGITEAIYQEFLEAGADAVTLGNHSWDQREALVFIERADRLVRPANYPRGTPGRGAALVETKNGKHALVVNALGRVFMTPFDDPFAALERELGACPLGVAADAIVVDFHCEASSEKQGIGFFCDGRASLVVGTHTHVPTADHQILTGGTAYMTDAGMTGDYDSIIGMQKEEPLRRFTSGIPSARFEPAAGTATLSGVAVETDDATGLALKIAPVRMGGRLEPATPKFWLS; via the coding sequence TTGCGCATTCTCTTCGTGGGTGACGTCGTCGGCCGTAGCGGGCGCGAGGCAATCACTGAATATCTGCCCGGCTTGGTCAAGGACTGGTCGCTCGATCTGGTCGTCGTCAACGGCGAGAATTCGGCGGGCGGCTTCGGCATCACGGAAGCGATCTACCAGGAGTTTCTCGAGGCCGGCGCCGACGCGGTGACGCTCGGCAATCACTCCTGGGACCAGCGCGAAGCCCTGGTGTTCATCGAGCGCGCCGACCGCCTGGTGCGTCCGGCGAACTATCCGCGCGGCACGCCCGGCCGCGGCGCCGCTCTGGTCGAGACCAAGAACGGCAAGCATGCCCTCGTCGTCAACGCGCTCGGTCGCGTCTTCATGACACCGTTCGACGATCCCTTCGCCGCGCTCGAGCGCGAGCTCGGCGCCTGTCCGCTCGGCGTCGCTGCGGACGCCATCGTCGTCGACTTCCATTGCGAGGCGAGCAGCGAGAAGCAGGGCATCGGCTTCTTCTGCGACGGCCGCGCCAGCCTCGTCGTCGGCACGCATACGCATGTGCCGACCGCAGATCACCAGATCCTCACAGGCGGCACCGCCTATATGACCGATGCCGGCATGACCGGCGATTACGATTCCATCATCGGCATGCAGAAGGAAGAGCCGCTGCGGAGGTTCACCTCGGGGATTCCGTCGGCGCGGTTCGAGCCGGCTGCCGGTACTGCGACGCTCAGCGGCGTTGCCGTTGAGACGGATGACGCGACGGGGCTCGCGCTGAAGATTGCCCCGGTGCGCATGGGCGGCCGGCTGGAGCCGGCGACGCCGAAGTTCTGGTTGAGCTAG